ctgacatagatacatagttacatagctgaaaagagacttgcgtccatcaagttcagccttcctcacatttgttttttgctgttcatccaaaagaaagcaaaaaaaaaaacagttttaagcacttccaattttgcaacaaactaggaaacaaaaattccttcttgaccccagaatgtcagtcagatttatccttggatcaagcacatattaccctacattgaaagattatatccttgaatattctgtttttgcaagtatgcatctagttgctgtttgaacatctgtatggactctgataaaaccacttcttcaggcagagaattccacatccttattgttcttacagtgaaaaaaaaacctttcctttgccttagatgaaatcttccttcttccagtctaaacgcattacctcatgtcctatgtaaagtccggtttgtgaatagatttccacacaatggtttgtattggccgaggatatatttgtataatgttatcatatcctccctcaggcaacatttttctaaactaaagaggtttaaatttgttaacctttcttcatagctgatatgttccattccttttaataattttgtagcccgctcctgcactttttctagtgccataatatccttctttagaacaggtgcccaaaattgcacagcatattcaaaatgtggtcttaccagtgatttataaagagacaaaattatattctcgtcccgagaatgaatgccctttttcatggccttagccactgctgtttgacattgcatattgttgcatagtttgttgtgtataacaattcccaagtcctagataggtagatagatagatagagatatatagatatatatttaattactttCTGGGCAGATGTGAAGCTTATTGGCGTTGGCGAGTCGGACAAGCTGGCCATTTTGCGAGGATGTCCGGGAATTCCTGGAACACAAGGAATGCAGGGAGTGCAAGGACCAGCAGGACCTAAAGGTAATATCAGCTGTATCGACCCAGAGGTTATTAAACATTATGATGTCATTGCGCTTATTGTCACTTACAATCTATCCAGTTCTAGAATGCGAAATATTTCCAGACAAAATTTACCTTCCTAACCTCTACGGTGTCTAATCTTTAGGAGAAAAAGGCTCGTCTGGAACTCCAGGGAAGATAGGACCAACAGGGGTTAAAGGTAAACTAACTCTAAATAGCGATATATGGGGAGAATACTAAATTAGAATACAGAATATGGGATCAAATGTCATTTACATTGCAATGTACTTTCtacataattaaatattaataaatcactaaattaataaaaaaaaaatcactgtcatGTCATCCtgcaaagttatatatatatatttgtggtcgtggcgCTAAGGCCGTATCATAGCCGATAGTACGTAGATATGTGTAAAATTAACATATTGCTACGTGAAAGTTGGTCATGGTGTGccgaaatcgacgtttcagcaggcctgtaaaataaagaggATCCATCAAAAAAGAATAAGATAGAAATTATGGAGAAAGAAAAAGATAGAGAATATGAGAATAAggggagtggagggagggggaatcAGAATCGCCAATAAGGTAGCGGTATGGAGCAGTGAGAGGAGTTCGTTAAGGTAAACAAGCCCCTGCCAAAACTTCAGGCTTCACCTTTACATATGAAGCCAGCCGTGGGTGTGCCAGTCACAGAATGAGCAAGATACGTGGACCATGCACCCCAATCCGTGGTTAGGGAATCCGTGGTTAGGGAATCTCTACATCCCACATTGAAATGGGTGGAAAGGACTTACTGAGGGGCTTAATAATTATATAGATTGTATTCTCTTCCACAGGTGATAAAGGGGCCACAGGCGCACAAGGACAAAAAGGTAATAAATAGGTAAATTCAGGATAAACTCAGACTTGTGGGTAGAAATAGCAGATGGAAATAAAAAAGAATCACACAATTAACAAACAATACGGCTGGTAGAGATATGtatgtgtgaaaaatgtgttCCTGTTCATTAAGTTTTAATTCATTCACTTTCGAATTTGGGATCGTCCGAAACTCAGAGATTAGCATTTTAATATGAAACAGTAAACATTAAGAACAAGTgcatttcttaattttggtcttTTTTGATGTTTAgtggatagctccctaattttgtGCCCTATCCTTACGTGTGGTTGCCAtaattaagggtaccaaattggTAACTTATCTACTAACCGAGCAGATTGAAGAAAGAGGGCTTCTCCTATGATTAAAGAGGAACTGAAACAGTTATTGGTGAATCTAGAGGGATCCATTAAATATgccaattttttagaaaaacatttgGAATGTGGAATGTAATTGTATTAACTCCCAATGCTATTACAGAGCCGTGTCTAGTGATACAATATATAATGTCTCTatttaaacataataaataaatccTTGATTTACAGAGTAACTTTCCAGAATGAATATATTACAtgttttacaatattttataaaatgctttattttttatgtttctaaatATGTCTTTGTTCAGGTGACAAGGGAGATCCCGGGGTACCTGCCCCTGGAAGTAAGTATCACACCTTGTAAATGCATTGAAATCCATTTTATTATACAGTAAAACTGACTAGGAATTGGCCTCTTTAGGTTTAAGGTAATTATTTGTTCCATTATTTATAATCAGAGGtagtttatattttatacatatatgatTCAACACATGTAAGATTCAGTTGCCGCCTATTAAAAAAAGTGATTTCTGTTAAAGTCtggcattttgtgtgttttaataagCAGCGATATTTAATCTCCCTTTTTGATTGGCTGCATTAAACTGAATCAGGAAGTCAAACAGCTAACCGTCCAATCAGCATGATCCTCTCTCATTCTCTATCCTCCAGCTGCCCAGAACTGTAAGGAGGTCTTGGACTATGGAGCTTCTCTGAGCGGTTGGTACACAGTATACACAAGCAATGGGCTTCCTCTCACTGTGTATTGTGACATGGAGACTGACGGAGGAGGATGGCTAGTAAGTATGGTCACTAAGGTTTACTTTCCTAGCAGACTACAGCTGAGGCAGACATTAGACAGGTTGGTAAAACAGGCAATAGAGGAGTGTTACCAGGGCTGCtcttaaatagaaaaaataggcTCCACCAATAAGATTATTTTAACTTGCATTTCCACTTCTGTCCACAAGGGGTCTCTGCACTATTGTTCTATGTAACGTTGCCCCCATAACTCTgaattcatgatttttttttaattgataagAAACGGGGATTAACTCGCCAGAGTTTATCCGTTAAGAGGAAACATGATAAGGAACATACAAGATTAGGATTCTTTTCATAAATGGTCACATATACATGGGACAGACCTCCAATACAGGAAGGATACATTAATGCAGAGATAATATATAAGAATATGGAAGGAGCAGGTTAGATTGGCTAATTGGCCACATTTGCTGGTAAAATAATTCTGTGTATTAGATCACTTTACATAACCTGCTCCCTGCGACCAATGATAAACTTAATTCCCCGATCACTGACCATCTATTAGAACAAGGTCACTGAAATAGAGAGCAGAATATTTACCATTGCTTGGAACCTATTGGGCTAACTACTAATCCCTTACTTTGTAATTAGGTTTTCCAGAGACGGATGGATGGGTCGGTGGATTTTTTCCGAGATTGGAATTCCTACAAGCGAGGGTTTGGCCACCAGGCCAGCGAGTTCTGGTTGGGGAACGATCATATTCACCAACTTACGTCCACAGGTAATATTCATGTTTCCTACTGCAAGACCCCACTGTGGTTCTGTGCACGGTCCCCACCTGTTCACTACCAagtacttttttttccttaaaaaatATAGCATAACATGTATCAGAAACCTGAGATGAATAGTTAGCACACTGGCGTAGTtagaataattaattaaatagtATGCGTTATTTCTCTCTATGGACAAACAGTGATAGGCTGTGAGCGTCAACTTACTCCATCAGCTTCTTAGCTGCAGCCCAGCTAAAGCTCCCTTGTGCTCCATGCTGATAGTTAGGAAGCTGGGAGACAGAGGGACTTGGTGTCAGTACCCCAAATTTGGGTTTAGACCATCCACAGGGCCCACCCACAAGGATgcgtgaagagagagagagagagagagaaagagactgtgttcttttaaatatgatttcatgaattaacatttgttttactttttaaattaacCCATGTGTAAAAGGGAACTCAGAGGCGATGGGATATTGATATCCCAAAAAATTTAATTAGGGAgttgtgacattttaaaatacCAGCTAATTTGCAGAATTGttccaaggtgttttttttaaacctaaataTTCCAAATCAGCCTTTGATACCCAACGTCACTGCTAAGAAAATATCCATAAATCTAATTTCAGATTCCGTGTCACTTTCCTTCCTCCTCCTAGCAGACACCCAAACAGATACATAAACAAACCTCGACCGTGTCCGTCAGTATGTGATTGTACATAGTGTTTTATTTCATGTTTACCTTCTATGGATTGTTTATAAACCATGTTGTTTTGCCCAGCGCTGCacgtaataaataataattcactTTTCTGATAGGAACATACGACCTCCGCTTCGATTTCATGGATTTTGAAAACAACAGAACTTACGCCACATACAGCAACTTCAAAATCGCAGGGGAGAATCTGAATTACACTCTGAGTTTGGGGTCATTCATTGGAGGGACCGCAGGTATGACAGACACAGGCTGACTGTGTATTGTGACCCTCCGTTGTccaaatatttaaagagacactgtcgCCATTAGGGGATTTTGCCAAGTTCGCAATTTCCCCGATTGTGACATCTCCGCTGGGGGTCCGGTGGCTCTGGAGGTAGGTAAGTGTGAGCGTACGTACCTGAAACTCTCTCTCGTGGGTGCTGCCATCTTTCTTATACTGTTCTTCTTCATTTCCTGACCCTGTAGAATCAGGTGCCGACGTCACTGCTCTCACAGCACTGCGGCTAaggaggatcctgcaagaccTCGGGATCCTTCATTGACACagtcaattccctgcagccatcactggagAGGCTGTCGGGATTGACTTTTAGACTCCGCTTtgagcctaaaaaaaaaaagttagatgtAGGAAATACACAGAGACCAATAAGTCCTTATTTTGTCtcggtatatctcttgactggattggaatttttagtgaaattctaaaacaatcaaaatgagtatttcataaagattatatctttatgaaatccaattttttttatggggtggtgacagtgccactttaaatggtCTGTTGGATATTATTCCTGTAGTTCCCAAAATATCCTCTGGGTGTCAGAGAACACATTAGAAGTTTCTTTTCTATTCTTGCTATGGCTCTGATTTCATTGGGGAGTAATGCACTAAATAATGAGTTATACAGAATTGATAATGGATTTGCAATTTGTTTCACAAAAGTGTGAAATTGAAAGATTTTTAAGAATTTTGTAGCTGAAGTATACGTTCACATTGATTGTTATAAATTACCAGATTTATCCAATAAACCCCCCATGTCTAATACTCGAAATATTATTGGTTGCTCTCATAGGATAAGAAACTGGCAGTTTTAtaccagatatttatatatatatatatatctcaaatacagattttaaataaagatataattaatAGTCACATCTAATTGTCCAGTAAACTCATGGTAATGTAAAtataatcagtttttttttacaaggaaTTGTTGGTAACTGAGCACTAAAATTGATAGATGATGAAGATCCTCGGTTTAACGAGTTAGGCTTGCTCATGCTTCCCAGAGAGTAAAGATCTGTATTACTTGTTTCTTGGCCTGTGAAAACATTTAGAAATAGAGCAAAACTGATATATAAAAGTTTAGTGTGTAGAAAgtgaattaataataattaaacaatagAAACTCAAAACACTTGTGTGGTGTTAACCTTACTCCCCTCACCAGAACAATCAACAGTATGTGTATAAGTGAAAACCACTATAAATAGTGAAGCGATGACAACGGGGTGTATCTTAACAAAATACGTTTAATTAGACAaactatagtgcagatggtttagtATTCACAAAATAACTAGAACATTTAGAAATACTTACACAAAGTAATATAGAATCCACAATATTTACGTTTGATTTAGAGGATCTCTGTTTATTTTAAGCATTTAAACACATGTCACTGGATAGTTTGTGTATTTAAGGGACTGCACTAGGTGTTTACACATCGTCTTCTCTTCCATTTACAGGTGACTCCTTCTATGGTCACAGAAACACACCGTTTTCTACCAAAGATAGAGATAATGACCGTCATAAAACGATTAGCTGTGCAAATAGTTACAAAGGTGCCTGGTGGTATACTGACTGTCATTATTCAAACCTGAATGGGCTGTATCTGCGGGGAACTCACAAAAGTGCGGCCAACGGGGTAAACTGGAAGACCGGCCGTGGTTACTATTATTCATATAAGATATCAGAGATGAAGATCCGACCTCAGTCTAACTAACTGCTCTCTGGTTGCCACTGTATATGTGGAGGAAACAATGTATTAGAATGGGCAAATAAAAATTCATATCAAATATTGACTGTAATCAGGCAGAAGGTCTGCGAATTCAACTGAAGATCAGTCATGTAAAAGTTTGGTAATACAGTGTTTCTCCGTATCCTGATGTGTAATTTTTTACACATACacaagtgtgtatgtgtatatgtgtaccaatgtgtatatctgtgtgtgcatgtgtatctgtgtgtgtgtgtgtgtatgtgtttctgtgtgtcagtgtatgtatatcttgtggatgtgtatgtgtgtgtcagtatgtatctgcatatgtatgtgtatctctgtgtcagtgtgtatctgtctgtctatgtatctggTTGTcactatgtatctgtgtgtctgtatgtatctgggtCTCAGtgggtatctgtgtttgtgtgtatgtgtatcttggtgacagtgtctgtgtgtgtgtgtgtgtgtcccactgtgtatgtctgtgtgtcaaggtgtgtgcatatgtgtctttctatgtgtatgtatgtgtcagtgtgtatatcaatctatgtatttgtcagtgtgtttatatgtgtgtatctgtgtgttaatgagaatgtatgtggtagtgtatgtgcaatCAAAtaccaacatgcaaacacacatctgcaatcatacacaaacattacataaaaatacactcctgcattcaaactccaaaatgatatccaaacacaccccttcattcaaacaccactaCTACACagaaatgtacatccacatttaaaagacaAGACTACATCCATCACACCGCAACACTCAAATATTACACACAAGTATACCATTGCATTTCAATGACAACAGTATGTGGAAATACAACCCTACTTGCAGACTAACACACGCTATACAAAAACACCCTTAAATTCTAACagacacactgctcacaaatacaaccctgcaaggatgggcaaatagtagatccccagctagcataGAAATGTACAATTGATGGGAATCTATATTTTGGCCACACTTGCGCTAGAGGGGGGGCCCAAAACAATTTCTTGCACCGGGGCCCACTCTACATTAGTTCCTCCACTGGTTAGGTGACCTTCCCAGTGAGGTTGTCCGAACGAAAATTGAACCTGGGTGTCCCAATTTTAAGGTAGAGATATCACTACAACTCTAGCCAGGATCTAAAAACTCACCTTGTTCCTGGCATCAAGATTTTCACGGATATTCCACTGTTGGTTCCCTATTAGGATCACCTCAATGCTCATGATTGACTCCAAAAGATTAGAGTTCTCTTCTGTCTATTTAATAGCTGCCAACATTAGGTTGAAGATGGTCATGACTGACTACCCTTGAAGAAGGATAAGCAAGACTGCCCATACGAAGAACGCTACTCAAGCTTATGTGTACAGGCTGAAACACAGAGGAAGTTGTGCCTAGTGCGGCTGCACTGTttaaactttttataataaaacttgatataaatatataaggaaAGCTCATAGGAACACTGACCCATCTCAGGAAAATATTacttatataatttgtttttatattcccCTTGGCATGACAACATCTGACCATATACCAGTCATTGTCTGTGGATCATAGCTGGGTATCACTATGTATTTTACTGGCATACAATGGgtgcagaaagatacacacattgtttattatattgtgtgtgtgtgtgtgtgtgtgtgtgtgtgtgtgtgtgtttgtttgtctgtctgtctgtttttttaGATTAATATGTATACATGTGTGAGTTAATTTATGTCATAACCCTTTTCTCAATATTTGGTAATATTTTCTACAATAATGTTTGCTTTTCCAAATCCACATAAACATGGAATCAAAttttgtcaaatatttttttccaaactcCAGAAAAAGTATCTGATTATCTCTGCAGCAGTTATTACAAAAAAACTTTGCAACGTTGTTACCAAATATTGCATCCATGAGCACTTCCTGCACTGTTCCCACACAAATCCGCTGTAACTGCTCATTAAACCAACAGACTATTGTgatcagggccgtttgaaggaatttgggggccccaagcaaaacagacatggaggcccccccaaactccaaccccccccaccccccacatgcacgctcaaggtctgggcccccccgcgccccccccctctctccctcccccccctgagtccgcccacagggatgcagtgtctgcagggccggtgcaaggatttttgccgccctaggcaaaagtaaagtttgccgccccccatctgacatcacagtgccccacccatatgatctgccatgttaactaacacagtgctgcagtgccgccgtgtttacaataaaaggcctgcagggacaggctatagacaccagaaccactacattaagcaacAGTGgttcaggggactatagtgtttctttaatgtgaggttaattagagattagtgccacgaataatatgctagattgcctacttacaaccagatgaggatgatgatgggcttcagctgccgtctggctccactggtctggtgtagaacaggctctctggaggtggtttgtaactgtggtcacaaaaatcaatgttctgggagaacgggaagcagctccattttttgagggccatttacacagtttaaggtctgggtcccagggtccaccttcatgttccaccaatgagtttgttcacagggttgtgtgtgtgtggggggggggggggggggggatgtcctgatgtgtgtaaggaatgcattgtgtgaatctgtgtttgtatgtgtaagggctgcaaggtgagtttgtgtatgtatgggatgcagtgtgtgtgtctgtaaggcagtgtttcccagcccagtcctcaaggcacacctaccagtccaggatttaaggattacccagttttgtctaaggtgtttttagaaaaaaaagaaaaaacaccttagacacaactgggtcacccctaaatcctggactggtaggtgtgccttgaggactgggttgggaaacactgctgtaagggatgcactgagtgtgtggaaggggtgcattgtgtgttgctgtgtgtaagggatgcattgcttgtgtatgtgtgtaatgcattgtgtgtttttctgtgtgcaaggggtgcattgtgtgtgtgatggatgtcaatctctccccctacccccgtcaatttccttcttctcccccccctctcattgccttctcccccccccccctccaatttccttcttctccccctccctctcatttccttcctcccccctccaatttccttcctccccctccaatttctttcctctcccccctccaatttccttcctccctcccccctcaaatttccttcctctccccctccctcaaatgtccttcctctcccccccaaatttcctccctccctctccccccactccctcaaatttcctccctccctctccccccactccctcaaatttcctccctccctctcccccccacccactcaaactttctccctctcccccccactcaaatttactccctcccccccactcaaattttctccctcccccccactcaaattttctccctccccccactcaaattttctccctctccccctccctcaaatttccttcctctcccccccaaatttcctccctccctctcccccccattccctcaaatttcctccctccctctccccccactccctcaaatttcctccctctcccccccactccctcaaattttctccctctccccccactcaaattttctccctccccccactcaaattttctccctcccccccactcaaattttctccctctccccctccctcaaatttccttcctctccccccccaaatttcctccctccctctccccccactccctcaaatttcctccctccctctcccccccactccctcaaatttcctccctccctctcccccccactccctcaaatttcctccctctctctcccccccacccactcaaattttctccctcccccccactcaaattttctccctccccccactcaaattttctccctccccccacactcaatttttctccctcccccccactcaaaattttctccctccccccaaatgtcctccctctccccccaaatgtcctccctccctctcccccacccccactcactgaaatgtcctcccTGAGTCCCTGACACccggagggcgcgcgagggagcactctccctggctgagtgcttcctcttcagctccctcgcgcgccgcgtactgatgccggagccggaagatgacgtaatcttccggctccggcatcagtacggtgcgcgagggagctgaagaggaagcactcagccagggagagtgctccctcgcgcgcccgccgggtgtcagcagggccagcctctgggggaagaggcccaggagaagaggccggcccagtgggtacataccgggccccctgcgacacggtatgtacccactgaatgtagGGCCCGGAcaacctgagcagtccgggccccccaggaccgcatgcccatgccggctctgcttggggccccgggccagctcggggccccaagcagttgcttgttttgcctgtcggCTAGCGACGGGCCTGATTGTGATCAATAACCTTtcatagtcttcaatcatttaggaagggccttaaaacccatctcttcaggaaagcgtatggcctcccagagtaatctctcccttacatacctgtctcttgctctctcctatggtctcttctccagctctgcttcactcctacctgatatttcctatcctaatgtttctaataccccacctcctatagactgtaagctcatttgagcagggttctcttcaacctattgttcctgtaagttttcttgtaattgtcttatttattgttacatcccccctctcaaaatattgtaaagcgctacggaatctgttggcgctatataaatggcaataataataataataatagcggcTGATCAGATACAGCTAACGCACAATCCGGTCACACTATCATTTCACACTATTGTATCCATGTTTGTCAGatatatactcacacactaaAACGGTGACAGTAAATTCTCTGGGAATTACACCGTCTAATAAAATATTGATAATCCCCTATAAcgtttttcatgagatgctctgtGTTCTTTCAGACGTGTATTAAAGATTAAACtattgacatcacaatccaggtgAGTcttggcacagacagacacaccttgTGTTATGGGAGgagaaatagaataaaataggaatagaatagaatagattGTTTCTCCGGCTATGTCTATGTCTGCCCTCTGCTGGCTGCTGGGTGTAAGAGGCAGATCGTATAACAACAATTAAAACGTGTATATTGCATTTATCCTTCTAAGTTAGTTTatgcaaatacacaaaaataaatcctGCACTCAaaatcccactactcctgggtggcagtaaCGACCATAGTATACATCGGCCCCAATACACACAACAAAAATGTGAGTttggagaattcaaagagaattaaagtgaatttaaaaattcagacaaaaataatgaatatatCTGCACGTGGTCTATTCAATAAACAACAAACTGTGAAGAGTTGACATTTCACTGAATATAGCCCCAATAGAGAAACTCCAACATAGTCGCCTCTACCTACATATAGCAAGTCTTCACTTAGCTCCCACAGCTCCCCTTTCTTTACTgaacagcagggccggactggggaaaaattaaggcccgggcatttttcaatcagagcggccccctaagaagggggcagggccggagagagtgtgttttgtcatcattaatgacaagcacgcccccctcaaagtgagcatgttggttcaatgcgcagagccccgctgaagagctctggcattagaaaaaggccctgaatttgttctgcgcagcgcaagcaaatttaataacatgcttgcgctgtgtttgctttcaaattgcctctggtgtctccacaagtgggataccagaggacaaaagggccaggatagtgcatggtgcatgtgtttggagcctgcttgtgggattgcgtgtgtgtagagtgtggtgtggtattgtgtaaataggtcaatttcatttgtgtttgtggtgtaatatgtgtggctaggggctgtagagagtgtgtgtatagggagcatagtgttataggggatgtagcgagtgtgtgcatacgggctgtagtgtgtgtgtataggtgacgtagtatgtgtaggggttgtagagagggtgtgtttagagaatgttgtatgtgtttgctgacaaggaatgtagtgtgtgtgtaggtggtgcagtgtgtgtgtaggagatctactgtgtaaggGACCCAGACTGTGTATAggagattttgtgtgtgtatatatatttatttggacgtattgtacgtgtgaggggcgcagtgtgtgtgtatgtaagaggggtgctgtgtgtgagggtggttttatctgccgtcacattctaggtttctaattttctttgtctgttaactcactgagggttattttatatattatatatatatatatatatatatatatgtgtgtgtgtgtgtgtgctgtatatgtgtgggagtgtgctgtgtgtgtgagcgagggtgctgtctgtctgagggtgctgtgtgtgagtgagggtgctgtgtgtgtctgggggtgcgctgtgtgtctgggggtgtgctgtgattactcttcacttcctcccagcctacagagcagcgcatgggagagagagaggaggaggcatgatttaatcttacaacaaatccactaagcaaatctttataaatttggggggatcagctctccaccgtttattggtgtttactctgatgtctgtattaatattgagggatttctaagtagtaacatcagtgtgtgtcagcagggccagccgttggggtgtgcaagctgtgcggtcacgcagggtgccatgacaacagaggcgcccagtagccaacacag
This DNA window, taken from Pelobates fuscus isolate aPelFus1 chromosome 9, aPelFus1.pri, whole genome shotgun sequence, encodes the following:
- the LOC134573289 gene encoding ficolin-1-B-like, coding for MRNCAYSSLSILVSLAAIMCYAEDTCPDVKLIGVGESDKLAILRGCPGIPGTQGMQGVQGPAGPKGEKGSSGTPGKIGPTGVKGDKGATGAQGQKGDKGDPGVPAPGTAQNCKEVLDYGASLSGWYTVYTSNGLPLTVYCDMETDGGGWLVFQRRMDGSVDFFRDWNSYKRGFGHQASEFWLGNDHIHQLTSTGTYDLRFDFMDFENNRTYATYSNFKIAGENLNYTLSLGSFIGGTAGDSFYGHRNTPFSTKDRDNDRHKTISCANSYKGAWWYTDCHYSNLNGLYLRGTHKSAANGVNWKTGRGYYYSYKISEMKIRPQSN